In one Cervus canadensis isolate Bull #8, Minnesota chromosome 22, ASM1932006v1, whole genome shotgun sequence genomic region, the following are encoded:
- the ZBTB47 gene encoding zinc finger and BTB domain-containing protein 47 isoform X2, with amino-acid sequence MLLVEKTTDSPAAEFSLVEDVALHFACLMGRLNEQRLFQPDLCDVDLVLVPQRSVFPAHKGVLAAYSQFFHSLFTQNKQLQRVELSLEALAPGGLQQILNFIYTSKLLVNAANVHEVLSAASLLQMADIAASCQELLDARSLGPPGPGAVALAQPAAGCTPAAPPYYCDIKQEADAPGLPKIYAREGPDPYSVRVEDGAGATGSTVPAALGPAQPFFKEEKEGGVEEAGGPPASLCKLEGGEELEEELGGSGTYSRREQSQIIVEVNLNNQTLHVSTGPEGKPGAATGPATMVLGREDGLQRHSEEEEDDEEEEDEEEEEEEGGGSGAEEEEEEDEEGGSQGEEEEDEEEEGQSEQEEEEEEEEEGHSEQDQESSEEEEDEEDGEAGGRQGGLGRRGSRAEPPAHSRMATRSARRRGPPEPEEAGRRGGKRPKPPAGVAPAPGSRGPQAADGLGAKVKLEEKQHHPCQKCPRVFNNRWYLEKHMNVTHSRMQICDQCGKRFLLESELLLHRQTDCERNIQCVTCGKAFKKLWSLHEHNKIVHGYAEKKFSCEICEKKFYTMAHVRKHMVAHTKDMPFTCETCGKSFKRSMSLKVHSLQHSGEKPFRCENCNERFQYKYQLRSHMSIHIGHKQFMCQWCGKDFNMKQYFDEHMKTHTGEKPYICEICGKSFTSRPNMKRHRRTHTGEKPYPCDVCGQRFRFSNMLKAHKEKCFRVSHPMASDGAPATPGLPPTQPQALPLLPGLPQTLPPPPHLPPPPPLFPTASSPGSGRLSTNN; translated from the exons ATG TTGCTGGTTGAGAAGACAACGGACTCACCGGCGGCCGAGTTCTCGCTGGTGGAGGACGTGGCGCTGCACTTCGCCTGCTTGATGGGCCGCCTGAACGAGCAGCGCCTGTTCCAGCCTGACCTGTGCGACGTGGACTTGGTGCTGGTGCCCCAGCGCAGCGTCTTCCCGGCCCACAAGGGCGTGCTGGCCGCCTACAGCCAGTTCTTTCACTCGCTCTTCACCCAAAACAAGCAGCTGCAGCGCGTGGAGCTGTCCCTGGAGGCGCTGGCGCCCGGCGGCCTGCAGCAGATCCTCAACTTCATCTACACGTCCAAGCTGCTGGTCAACGCAGCCAACGTCCACGAGGTGCTGAGTGCTGCCTCACTGCTGCAGATGGCCGACATCGCCGCGTCCTGCCAGGAGCTGCTGGACGCCCGCTCCCTCGGCCCCCCGGGCCCCGGTGCCGTGGCCCTCGCCCAACCGGCTGCTGGCTGCACCCCGGCTGCACCACCCTACTACTGCGACATCAAGCAGGAGGCCGACGCCCCGGGCCTGCCCAAGATCTACGCCCGAGAAGGCCCCGACCCCTACTCAGTGCGCGTGGAGGACGGGGCTGGGGCCACGGGTAGCACAGTGCCTGCCGCCCTCGGGCCGGCTCAGCCCTTCttcaaggaggagaaggagggtggCGTTGAAGAGGCCGGCGGGCCCCCGGCCAGCTTGTGCAagctggagggtggggaggagctggaggaagagCTCGGGGGTTCTGGCACCTACAGTCGGCGGGAGCAGTCCCAGATCATCGTGGAGGTGAACCTCAACAACCAGACGCTGCACGTGTCCACAGGGCCCGAGGGCAAGCCGGGCGCCGCCACGGGCCCGGCCACCATGGTGCTCGGCCGGGAGGACGGGCTGCAGAGACACTCGGAAGAGGAGGAGGacgacgaggaggaggaggacgaggaggaggaagaggaggagggaggaggcagtggtgcggaggaggaggaggaggaggacgaggagggCGGCagccagggggaggaggaggaggacgaggaggaggaagggcagagcgagcaggaggaggaagaggaggaggaagaagaagggcACAGTGAGCAGGATCAGGAGagctcagaggaggaggaagatgaggaggaCGGGGAGGCGGGGGGCCGGCAGGGCGGGCTGGGGCGCCGAGGCAGCCGGGCCGAGCCCCCGGCCCACAGTCGCATGGCCACGAGGTCCGCCCGGCGACGTGGCCCCCCTGAGCCGGAGGAGGCCGGGCGGCGGGGCGGGAAGCGGCCAAAGCCCCCTGCAGGAGTGGCTCCCGCTCCTGGCTCCCGAGGGCCACAGGCTGCCGACGGGCTGGGGGCCAAGGTAAAGCTGGAGGAGAAGCAGCACCATCCGTGCCAGAAGTGCCCGCGAGTTTTCAACAACCGCTGGTACCTGGAGAAGCACATGAATGTGACCCACAGCCGCATGCAGATCTGCGACCAGTGCGGCAAGCGCTTCCTGTTAGAGAGCGAGCTGCTGCTGCACCGGCAGACGGACTGCGAACGCAACATCCAG TGTGTGACATGTGGCAAAGCTTTTAAGAAGCTCTGGTCCCTCCACGAGCACAATAAAATTGTGCACGGCTACGCAGAAAAGAAGTTCTCCTGTGAAATTTGTGAGAAGAAGTTCTACACCATGGCTCACGTGCGCAAGCACATGGTTG CCCACACCAAGGACATGCCCTTCACCTGCGAGACCTGTGGGAAGTCCTTCAAACGCAGCATGTCTCTCAAGGTGCACTCCCTGCAGCACTCCGGGGAGAAGCCGTTCAGATGCGAG AACTGCAACGAGCGCTTCCAGTACAAGTACCAGCTGCGGTCACACATGAGCATCCACATCGGCCACAAACAGTTCATGTGCCAGTGGTGTGGCAAAGACTTCAACATGAAGCAGTACTTTGATGAGCACATGAAGACCCACACAG GGGAGAAGCCGTACATCTGCGAGATCTGCGGCAAGAGCTTCACCAGCCGGCCCAACATGAAGCGGCACCGGCGCACGCACACCGGCGAGAAGCCCTACCCCTGCGATGTGTGCGGCCAGCGCTTCCGTTTCTCCAACATGCTCAAGGCGCACAAGGAGAAGTGCTTCCGGGTCAGCCACCCCATGGCCAGCGACGGCGCCCCCGCGACCCcgggcctgccccccacccagccccaggcGCTGCCCCTGCTGCCCGGGCTGCCGCAGACCCTGCCACCCCCGCCGCAcctgccgcccccgccgccgctcTTCCCCACGGCCTCCAGCCCGGGCAGCGGGAGGCTGAGCACCAACAACTAA
- the KLHL40 gene encoding kelch-like protein 40 — MALGLEQAEEQRLYQQTLLQDGLKDMLDHGKFLDCVVRVGEREFPCHRLVLAACSPYFRGRFLAEPESAGELRLEEVSPDVVAQVLHYLYTSEIALDEASVQDLFAAAHRFQIPSIFTICVSFLQKRLCLANCLAVFRLGLLLDCARLAVSARDFICARFSLVARDADFLGLSADELIAIISSDGLNVEKEEAVFEAVMRWASSGDAKAQAERQRALPTVFESVRFRLLPRAFLESRVERHPLVRSQPELLRKVQMVKDAHEGRITVLRKKKKEKGKESAGAKATDKGTTEAKAEEEEEEAERILPGILNDTLRFGMFLQDLIFMISEEGAVAYDPAANECYCASLSTQIPKNHVSLVTKENQIFVAGGLFYNEDNKEDPMSAYFLQFDHLDSEWLGMPPLPSPRCLFGLGEALNSIYVVGGRELKDDEQSLDSVMCYDRQSFKWGESDPLPYAVYGHSVLSHMDLVYVIGGKGSNRKCLNKMSVYDPKKFEWRELAPMKTPRSLFGATIHDGRIFVAAGVTDTGLTSSAEVYNIADNKWAPFEAFPQERSSLSLVSLAGTLYAIGGFATLETESGELVPTELNDIWRYNEDEKKWEGVLREIAYAAGATFLPVRLNVLRLTKL, encoded by the exons ATGGCGCTGGGCTTGGAGCAGGCCGAGGAGCAGCGGCTGTACCAGCAGACGCTCCTGCAGGACGGGCTCAAGGACATGCTGGACCACGGCAAGTTCCTCGACTGTGTGGTGCGGGTGGGTGAGCGCGAGTTCCCGTGCCACCGCCTGGTACTGGCCGCCTGCAGCCCCTACTTCCGGGGGCGCTTCCTGGCCGAGCCTGAGAGCGCAGGCGAGCTGCGCCTGGAGGAGGTGTCCCCTGACGTGGTGGCCCAGGTGCTCCACTATCTGTACACCTCAGAGATCGCGCTGGACGAGGCGAGCGTTCAGGACCTGTTCGCCGCGGCGCACCGCTTCCAGATCCCTTCCATCTTCACCATCTGCGTGTCCTTCCTGCAGAAGCGCCTGTGCCTGGCCAACTGCCTGGCGGTCTTCCGCCTCGGCCTCCTGCTCGACTGCGCGCGCCTCGCCGTGTCTGCTCGCGACTTCATCTGCGCGCGCTTCTCGCTGGTGGCCCGCGACGCCGACTTCCTAGGGCTCTCAGCCGACGAGCTCATCGCCATCATCTCCAGCGATGGCCTCAACGTGGAGAAGGAGGAAGCCGTGTTCGAAGCGGTGATGCGATGGGCAAGCAGCGGTGACGCCAAGGCGCAAGCCGAACGCCAGCGCGCACTGCCCACGGTCTTCGAGAGTGTGCGCTTCCGCTTGCTGCCACGCGCCTTCCTGGAGAGCCGCGTGGAGCGCCACCCTCTCGTGCGTTCCCAGCCAGAGCTGTTGCGCAAGgtgcagatggtgaaggatgcCCACGAGGGCCGCATCACCGTGCTGcgcaagaagaagaaggagaaggggaaggagtcGGCTGGGGCCAAGGCCACTGACAAGGGCACAACTGAAGCCAaggcggaggaggaggaagaggaggcagagcGCATCCTACCCGGGATCCTTAATGACACCCTGCGCTTTGGCATGTTCCTGCAGGACCTCATCTTCATGATCAGTGAGGAGGGCGCCGTGGCCTATGACCCGGCAGCCAATGAGTGCTACTGTGCCTCCCTCTCGACCCAGATCCCCAAGAACCATGTCAGCCTAGTGACCAAAGAGAACCAGATCTTCGTGGCTGGAGGCCTTTTCTACAATGAGGACAACAAAGAGGACCCCATGAGCGCTTACTTCTTGCAG TTTGACCACCTGGACTCGGAGTGGCTGGGGATGCCGCCCCTGCCGTCGCCGCGCTGCCTCTTCGGACTGGGAGAGGCTCTTAACTCCATCTACGTGGTCGGCGGCCGAGAACTCAAGGACGACGAGCAAAGCCTGGACTCCGTCATGTGCTACGACAGACA GTCGTTCAAATGGGGCGAATCGGACCCGCTGCCCTATGCCGTGTACGGACACTCGGTGCTCTCCCATATGGATCTGGTCTACGTCATTGGCGGGAAAGGCAGCAACAG GAAGTGCCTGAACAAGATGTCGGTCTACGACCCTAAGAAGTTCGAGTGGAGGGAGCTGGCGCCCATGAAGACTCCCCGCTCACTCTTCGGGGCCACCATCCATGACGGCCGCATTTTTGTAGCTGCTGGGGTCACAGACACAGGGCTGACCAGCTCAGCCGAAGTGTACAACATTGCGGACAACAA gtgggcaCCCTTTGAGGCCTTCCCACAGGAGCGCAGCTCACTCAGCCTGGTCAGCCTGGCGGGCACCCTCTATGCCATTGGTGGCTTTGCCACTCTGGAGACGGAGTCCGGGGAGCTGGTTCCCACAGAGCTCAACGACATCTGGAG ATACAATGAGGACGAGAAGAAGTGGGAGGGGGTCCTCCGGGAGATCGCCTACGCCGCCGGCGCCACCTTCCTACCTGTGCGGCTCAACGTGTTGCGCCTGACCAAGCTGTGA
- the ZBTB47 gene encoding zinc finger and BTB domain-containing protein 47 isoform X1 has protein sequence MKGFDQCSCGSHSPICPGRPCAARGSHQLLVEKTTDSPAAEFSLVEDVALHFACLMGRLNEQRLFQPDLCDVDLVLVPQRSVFPAHKGVLAAYSQFFHSLFTQNKQLQRVELSLEALAPGGLQQILNFIYTSKLLVNAANVHEVLSAASLLQMADIAASCQELLDARSLGPPGPGAVALAQPAAGCTPAAPPYYCDIKQEADAPGLPKIYAREGPDPYSVRVEDGAGATGSTVPAALGPAQPFFKEEKEGGVEEAGGPPASLCKLEGGEELEEELGGSGTYSRREQSQIIVEVNLNNQTLHVSTGPEGKPGAATGPATMVLGREDGLQRHSEEEEDDEEEEDEEEEEEEGGGSGAEEEEEEDEEGGSQGEEEEDEEEEGQSEQEEEEEEEEEGHSEQDQESSEEEEDEEDGEAGGRQGGLGRRGSRAEPPAHSRMATRSARRRGPPEPEEAGRRGGKRPKPPAGVAPAPGSRGPQAADGLGAKVKLEEKQHHPCQKCPRVFNNRWYLEKHMNVTHSRMQICDQCGKRFLLESELLLHRQTDCERNIQCVTCGKAFKKLWSLHEHNKIVHGYAEKKFSCEICEKKFYTMAHVRKHMVAHTKDMPFTCETCGKSFKRSMSLKVHSLQHSGEKPFRCENCNERFQYKYQLRSHMSIHIGHKQFMCQWCGKDFNMKQYFDEHMKTHTGEKPYICEICGKSFTSRPNMKRHRRTHTGEKPYPCDVCGQRFRFSNMLKAHKEKCFRVSHPMASDGAPATPGLPPTQPQALPLLPGLPQTLPPPPHLPPPPPLFPTASSPGSGRLSTNN, from the exons ATGAAAGGCTTTGATCAATGCAGCTGTGGTTCGCATTCTCCCATCTGTCCTGGGCGTCCCTGTGCAGCCAGAGGCAGCCATCAG TTGCTGGTTGAGAAGACAACGGACTCACCGGCGGCCGAGTTCTCGCTGGTGGAGGACGTGGCGCTGCACTTCGCCTGCTTGATGGGCCGCCTGAACGAGCAGCGCCTGTTCCAGCCTGACCTGTGCGACGTGGACTTGGTGCTGGTGCCCCAGCGCAGCGTCTTCCCGGCCCACAAGGGCGTGCTGGCCGCCTACAGCCAGTTCTTTCACTCGCTCTTCACCCAAAACAAGCAGCTGCAGCGCGTGGAGCTGTCCCTGGAGGCGCTGGCGCCCGGCGGCCTGCAGCAGATCCTCAACTTCATCTACACGTCCAAGCTGCTGGTCAACGCAGCCAACGTCCACGAGGTGCTGAGTGCTGCCTCACTGCTGCAGATGGCCGACATCGCCGCGTCCTGCCAGGAGCTGCTGGACGCCCGCTCCCTCGGCCCCCCGGGCCCCGGTGCCGTGGCCCTCGCCCAACCGGCTGCTGGCTGCACCCCGGCTGCACCACCCTACTACTGCGACATCAAGCAGGAGGCCGACGCCCCGGGCCTGCCCAAGATCTACGCCCGAGAAGGCCCCGACCCCTACTCAGTGCGCGTGGAGGACGGGGCTGGGGCCACGGGTAGCACAGTGCCTGCCGCCCTCGGGCCGGCTCAGCCCTTCttcaaggaggagaaggagggtggCGTTGAAGAGGCCGGCGGGCCCCCGGCCAGCTTGTGCAagctggagggtggggaggagctggaggaagagCTCGGGGGTTCTGGCACCTACAGTCGGCGGGAGCAGTCCCAGATCATCGTGGAGGTGAACCTCAACAACCAGACGCTGCACGTGTCCACAGGGCCCGAGGGCAAGCCGGGCGCCGCCACGGGCCCGGCCACCATGGTGCTCGGCCGGGAGGACGGGCTGCAGAGACACTCGGAAGAGGAGGAGGacgacgaggaggaggaggacgaggaggaggaagaggaggagggaggaggcagtggtgcggaggaggaggaggaggaggacgaggagggCGGCagccagggggaggaggaggaggacgaggaggaggaagggcagagcgagcaggaggaggaagaggaggaggaagaagaagggcACAGTGAGCAGGATCAGGAGagctcagaggaggaggaagatgaggaggaCGGGGAGGCGGGGGGCCGGCAGGGCGGGCTGGGGCGCCGAGGCAGCCGGGCCGAGCCCCCGGCCCACAGTCGCATGGCCACGAGGTCCGCCCGGCGACGTGGCCCCCCTGAGCCGGAGGAGGCCGGGCGGCGGGGCGGGAAGCGGCCAAAGCCCCCTGCAGGAGTGGCTCCCGCTCCTGGCTCCCGAGGGCCACAGGCTGCCGACGGGCTGGGGGCCAAGGTAAAGCTGGAGGAGAAGCAGCACCATCCGTGCCAGAAGTGCCCGCGAGTTTTCAACAACCGCTGGTACCTGGAGAAGCACATGAATGTGACCCACAGCCGCATGCAGATCTGCGACCAGTGCGGCAAGCGCTTCCTGTTAGAGAGCGAGCTGCTGCTGCACCGGCAGACGGACTGCGAACGCAACATCCAG TGTGTGACATGTGGCAAAGCTTTTAAGAAGCTCTGGTCCCTCCACGAGCACAATAAAATTGTGCACGGCTACGCAGAAAAGAAGTTCTCCTGTGAAATTTGTGAGAAGAAGTTCTACACCATGGCTCACGTGCGCAAGCACATGGTTG CCCACACCAAGGACATGCCCTTCACCTGCGAGACCTGTGGGAAGTCCTTCAAACGCAGCATGTCTCTCAAGGTGCACTCCCTGCAGCACTCCGGGGAGAAGCCGTTCAGATGCGAG AACTGCAACGAGCGCTTCCAGTACAAGTACCAGCTGCGGTCACACATGAGCATCCACATCGGCCACAAACAGTTCATGTGCCAGTGGTGTGGCAAAGACTTCAACATGAAGCAGTACTTTGATGAGCACATGAAGACCCACACAG GGGAGAAGCCGTACATCTGCGAGATCTGCGGCAAGAGCTTCACCAGCCGGCCCAACATGAAGCGGCACCGGCGCACGCACACCGGCGAGAAGCCCTACCCCTGCGATGTGTGCGGCCAGCGCTTCCGTTTCTCCAACATGCTCAAGGCGCACAAGGAGAAGTGCTTCCGGGTCAGCCACCCCATGGCCAGCGACGGCGCCCCCGCGACCCcgggcctgccccccacccagccccaggcGCTGCCCCTGCTGCCCGGGCTGCCGCAGACCCTGCCACCCCCGCCGCAcctgccgcccccgccgccgctcTTCCCCACGGCCTCCAGCCCGGGCAGCGGGAGGCTGAGCACCAACAACTAA
- the ZBTB47 gene encoding zinc finger and BTB domain-containing protein 47 isoform X3 — MGRLNEQRLFQPDLCDVDLVLVPQRSVFPAHKGVLAAYSQFFHSLFTQNKQLQRVELSLEALAPGGLQQILNFIYTSKLLVNAANVHEVLSAASLLQMADIAASCQELLDARSLGPPGPGAVALAQPAAGCTPAAPPYYCDIKQEADAPGLPKIYAREGPDPYSVRVEDGAGATGSTVPAALGPAQPFFKEEKEGGVEEAGGPPASLCKLEGGEELEEELGGSGTYSRREQSQIIVEVNLNNQTLHVSTGPEGKPGAATGPATMVLGREDGLQRHSEEEEDDEEEEDEEEEEEEGGGSGAEEEEEEDEEGGSQGEEEEDEEEEGQSEQEEEEEEEEEGHSEQDQESSEEEEDEEDGEAGGRQGGLGRRGSRAEPPAHSRMATRSARRRGPPEPEEAGRRGGKRPKPPAGVAPAPGSRGPQAADGLGAKVKLEEKQHHPCQKCPRVFNNRWYLEKHMNVTHSRMQICDQCGKRFLLESELLLHRQTDCERNIQCVTCGKAFKKLWSLHEHNKIVHGYAEKKFSCEICEKKFYTMAHVRKHMVAHTKDMPFTCETCGKSFKRSMSLKVHSLQHSGEKPFRCENCNERFQYKYQLRSHMSIHIGHKQFMCQWCGKDFNMKQYFDEHMKTHTGEKPYICEICGKSFTSRPNMKRHRRTHTGEKPYPCDVCGQRFRFSNMLKAHKEKCFRVSHPMASDGAPATPGLPPTQPQALPLLPGLPQTLPPPPHLPPPPPLFPTASSPGSGRLSTNN, encoded by the exons ATGGGCCGCCTGAACGAGCAGCGCCTGTTCCAGCCTGACCTGTGCGACGTGGACTTGGTGCTGGTGCCCCAGCGCAGCGTCTTCCCGGCCCACAAGGGCGTGCTGGCCGCCTACAGCCAGTTCTTTCACTCGCTCTTCACCCAAAACAAGCAGCTGCAGCGCGTGGAGCTGTCCCTGGAGGCGCTGGCGCCCGGCGGCCTGCAGCAGATCCTCAACTTCATCTACACGTCCAAGCTGCTGGTCAACGCAGCCAACGTCCACGAGGTGCTGAGTGCTGCCTCACTGCTGCAGATGGCCGACATCGCCGCGTCCTGCCAGGAGCTGCTGGACGCCCGCTCCCTCGGCCCCCCGGGCCCCGGTGCCGTGGCCCTCGCCCAACCGGCTGCTGGCTGCACCCCGGCTGCACCACCCTACTACTGCGACATCAAGCAGGAGGCCGACGCCCCGGGCCTGCCCAAGATCTACGCCCGAGAAGGCCCCGACCCCTACTCAGTGCGCGTGGAGGACGGGGCTGGGGCCACGGGTAGCACAGTGCCTGCCGCCCTCGGGCCGGCTCAGCCCTTCttcaaggaggagaaggagggtggCGTTGAAGAGGCCGGCGGGCCCCCGGCCAGCTTGTGCAagctggagggtggggaggagctggaggaagagCTCGGGGGTTCTGGCACCTACAGTCGGCGGGAGCAGTCCCAGATCATCGTGGAGGTGAACCTCAACAACCAGACGCTGCACGTGTCCACAGGGCCCGAGGGCAAGCCGGGCGCCGCCACGGGCCCGGCCACCATGGTGCTCGGCCGGGAGGACGGGCTGCAGAGACACTCGGAAGAGGAGGAGGacgacgaggaggaggaggacgaggaggaggaagaggaggagggaggaggcagtggtgcggaggaggaggaggaggaggacgaggagggCGGCagccagggggaggaggaggaggacgaggaggaggaagggcagagcgagcaggaggaggaagaggaggaggaagaagaagggcACAGTGAGCAGGATCAGGAGagctcagaggaggaggaagatgaggaggaCGGGGAGGCGGGGGGCCGGCAGGGCGGGCTGGGGCGCCGAGGCAGCCGGGCCGAGCCCCCGGCCCACAGTCGCATGGCCACGAGGTCCGCCCGGCGACGTGGCCCCCCTGAGCCGGAGGAGGCCGGGCGGCGGGGCGGGAAGCGGCCAAAGCCCCCTGCAGGAGTGGCTCCCGCTCCTGGCTCCCGAGGGCCACAGGCTGCCGACGGGCTGGGGGCCAAGGTAAAGCTGGAGGAGAAGCAGCACCATCCGTGCCAGAAGTGCCCGCGAGTTTTCAACAACCGCTGGTACCTGGAGAAGCACATGAATGTGACCCACAGCCGCATGCAGATCTGCGACCAGTGCGGCAAGCGCTTCCTGTTAGAGAGCGAGCTGCTGCTGCACCGGCAGACGGACTGCGAACGCAACATCCAG TGTGTGACATGTGGCAAAGCTTTTAAGAAGCTCTGGTCCCTCCACGAGCACAATAAAATTGTGCACGGCTACGCAGAAAAGAAGTTCTCCTGTGAAATTTGTGAGAAGAAGTTCTACACCATGGCTCACGTGCGCAAGCACATGGTTG CCCACACCAAGGACATGCCCTTCACCTGCGAGACCTGTGGGAAGTCCTTCAAACGCAGCATGTCTCTCAAGGTGCACTCCCTGCAGCACTCCGGGGAGAAGCCGTTCAGATGCGAG AACTGCAACGAGCGCTTCCAGTACAAGTACCAGCTGCGGTCACACATGAGCATCCACATCGGCCACAAACAGTTCATGTGCCAGTGGTGTGGCAAAGACTTCAACATGAAGCAGTACTTTGATGAGCACATGAAGACCCACACAG GGGAGAAGCCGTACATCTGCGAGATCTGCGGCAAGAGCTTCACCAGCCGGCCCAACATGAAGCGGCACCGGCGCACGCACACCGGCGAGAAGCCCTACCCCTGCGATGTGTGCGGCCAGCGCTTCCGTTTCTCCAACATGCTCAAGGCGCACAAGGAGAAGTGCTTCCGGGTCAGCCACCCCATGGCCAGCGACGGCGCCCCCGCGACCCcgggcctgccccccacccagccccaggcGCTGCCCCTGCTGCCCGGGCTGCCGCAGACCCTGCCACCCCCGCCGCAcctgccgcccccgccgccgctcTTCCCCACGGCCTCCAGCCCGGGCAGCGGGAGGCTGAGCACCAACAACTAA